A part of Thermocrinis albus DSM 14484 genomic DNA contains:
- the sucD gene encoding succinate--CoA ligase subunit alpha: MAILVNKNTRVVVQGITGKEGSFHALQCKAYGTQVVAGVTPGKGGQKVEDIPVFNTVDEAVKETQANCSLIFVPPAFAADAIVEALDAGIELVVCITEGIPVRDMLMVKHYMLKNYPNAKLIGPNCPGVITPGEAKVGIMPGHIFTRGSVGIVSRSGTLTYEAAYQLTKMGIGQSTAVGIGGDPVHGLSHKDVIALFNEDPETQAILMIGEIGGTAEEEAAEYIASYVKKPVFAYIAGITAPPGRRMGHAGAIISGGKGTAQAKMEALREAGVHVIENPAFIGKTVAEVLGGVMI, translated from the coding sequence ATGGCTATACTGGTGAATAAAAACACAAGGGTTGTGGTGCAAGGTATAACAGGTAAGGAGGGATCCTTTCACGCCCTCCAGTGTAAGGCTTACGGCACTCAGGTGGTGGCGGGTGTCACGCCCGGTAAGGGTGGCCAAAAGGTGGAGGACATCCCTGTTTTCAACACGGTGGATGAAGCTGTAAAGGAGACGCAGGCCAACTGTTCTCTCATATTTGTACCACCTGCCTTCGCGGCAGATGCCATAGTGGAAGCTTTGGACGCTGGTATAGAGTTGGTGGTGTGTATAACGGAAGGTATTCCGGTAAGGGACATGCTTATGGTGAAGCATTACATGCTTAAGAACTACCCCAATGCCAAACTTATAGGTCCCAACTGCCCAGGTGTCATAACTCCCGGAGAGGCAAAAGTAGGGATAATGCCAGGTCATATATTTACGAGAGGTAGTGTAGGCATAGTTTCCAGGAGCGGTACGTTAACCTACGAAGCTGCCTATCAACTCACCAAGATGGGTATAGGTCAGTCTACTGCGGTAGGGATAGGAGGTGATCCGGTACACGGGTTGTCCCATAAGGACGTTATAGCTCTCTTCAATGAAGATCCTGAGACACAAGCTATACTGATGATAGGGGAGATAGGTGGTACTGCTGAGGAGGAGGCTGCCGAGTACATAGCCAGTTACGTCAAGAAACCTGTTTTTGCTTACATAGCGGGTATAACGGCTCCCCCCGGTAGGAGGATGGGACACGCAGGAGCCATTATAAGCGGTGGTAAAGGAACAGCTCAGGCCAAAATGGAGGCTCTAAGGGAGGCCGGTGTTCACGTCATAGAGAACCCCGCTTTCATAGGCAAAACGGTGGCGGAAGTACTGGGTGGAGTTATGATTTAG
- a CDS encoding MBL fold metallo-hydrolase — protein sequence MKDRVLFLGTAGGRGSVFRFLRRSGGFLLQLRGVWIHVDPGPGAFVYLHQMGLDPRNIDIVVLSHLHLDHSADVNVVIEAASEGGKNRRVVLVAPRTALEGEDRVVLPYIRKERVGAEYVLEEGTEIKHAGISIRAVMKHRHHGVETYALLFDNRVLYVSCALYEDKMLDMYPKNVDVTIINTTLYKKSKYVEHLSVEDAKKIIGSVRPKLAVLTHFGYEILKNMDPQAIASEVEESTGIRTVSAYDGMEVIF from the coding sequence TTGAAGGATAGGGTTCTATTTCTGGGAACAGCGGGTGGTAGAGGTAGCGTATTTCGGTTTTTACGTCGTTCCGGTGGTTTCCTCCTTCAGTTAAGGGGTGTGTGGATTCACGTGGATCCTGGACCAGGGGCCTTCGTCTATTTACACCAGATGGGCTTAGACCCAAGAAACATAGACATCGTAGTCCTTTCACACCTTCACTTAGATCACTCCGCTGATGTTAACGTAGTGATAGAGGCAGCCTCCGAAGGAGGCAAAAACAGGAGGGTGGTTCTGGTAGCACCAAGAACTGCTTTAGAGGGAGAGGACAGAGTGGTTTTACCCTACATCAGGAAAGAACGTGTGGGAGCTGAGTACGTGCTGGAGGAAGGTACAGAGATAAAACATGCCGGCATAAGTATCAGAGCTGTTATGAAACACCGTCATCACGGAGTAGAAACCTACGCCCTTCTGTTTGATAACAGGGTTCTTTATGTTTCGTGTGCCCTTTACGAAGATAAGATGCTGGATATGTATCCCAAAAACGTGGATGTTACCATCATCAACACCACCCTCTACAAAAAGAGTAAGTATGTAGAACATCTAAGTGTGGAGGATGCTAAAAAGATCATAGGGAGTGTTCGGCCTAAGTTGGCCGTGCTCACTCACTTCGGTTACGAAATTCTCAAAAACATGGACCCTCAAGCGATAGCTTCTGAGGTGGAAGAAAGTACGGGTATTCGCACCGTATCCGCCTATGACGGAATGGAGGTGATCTTTTAG
- a CDS encoding ferredoxin produces MALRTKVDPDTCTSCELCYDRVPEVYKNRGDGIAEVVNPGPDGWMLVPPELEQEVKEVTDECPSGSIITEEV; encoded by the coding sequence ATGGCACTAAGAACTAAAGTAGATCCGGACACCTGCACTTCCTGTGAGCTCTGCTACGATAGGGTACCGGAAGTTTACAAGAACAGAGGAGACGGCATAGCGGAGGTAGTGAATCCAGGCCCCGACGGATGGATGTTGGTTCCTCCTGAACTGGAACAGGAGGTTAAGGAGGTAACCGACGAATGTCCAAGCGGCTCTATAATAACGGAGGAAGTTTGA
- the dnaG gene encoding DNA primase, translating to MDLRSVVSKLDIVDVISSYIDLKRVGSNYAGRCPFHPDDTPSLYVSPSKGIWKCFGCGVGGDAVKFVALYEGVSYTEALMELARKYKIPLKLPSQRHDDALLEALRQASQFYHERLKENQQALEYLYGRGLSGRSIQRFELGYSPTSHQLCQFLKEAGLLEVYERSGNILRLADGSCRDMFAGRLIIPIRDHRGNVVAFGGRTLTDEKPKYLNSPEKEHFQKRNILFGFYEGKEFIKERRRVILVEGYFDVISMHQAGFKETVAPLGTSLTSQQAHLIASYADEVILIFDGDSAGRQAVRRAVPHLLSENLSVKVLYLPEGEDPDTYVKKTDLHRELESLPDILEDLLSKAKNDRNSLETLLYLSGFVRDPVKRGEILLTLAKLTGMPVSLLSEKVPRVRGEREEEEKKLTFHEKILLTGILRYNFTNVPLEELNLSPYAAQILEAIQKEDLHLVPAEIRRGRISDERVFWDAVKALSIKKEDLEEETPKDLSQLRKRPATRLRKRRL from the coding sequence GTGGATCTAAGATCCGTAGTAAGCAAACTGGACATAGTGGATGTCATTTCCTCTTATATAGATCTTAAGAGGGTAGGTAGTAACTACGCCGGTAGATGTCCTTTTCATCCGGATGATACCCCATCTCTGTACGTATCCCCTTCAAAGGGTATATGGAAGTGTTTTGGGTGCGGTGTAGGAGGTGATGCGGTAAAGTTTGTGGCTCTCTACGAAGGTGTAAGCTACACAGAAGCCCTCATGGAACTTGCCAGAAAGTACAAAATACCTTTGAAACTTCCATCCCAACGTCACGATGACGCACTACTGGAGGCCCTCCGGCAAGCATCCCAGTTTTATCATGAGAGGTTGAAGGAAAACCAACAAGCTTTGGAGTACCTCTACGGCAGAGGCCTGTCGGGAAGAAGTATCCAGCGGTTTGAACTAGGTTACTCTCCTACTTCTCACCAGCTGTGCCAGTTCCTGAAAGAGGCGGGACTTTTGGAAGTTTACGAGCGATCAGGTAACATCCTTCGCCTTGCGGATGGATCTTGCAGGGATATGTTTGCGGGAAGACTCATCATACCCATAAGGGATCACAGAGGCAACGTGGTGGCCTTTGGGGGAAGGACTCTCACCGACGAGAAACCTAAGTATCTTAACTCCCCGGAGAAGGAACATTTCCAGAAGAGGAACATCTTGTTTGGTTTTTACGAAGGAAAGGAGTTCATAAAGGAGCGTAGAAGGGTCATATTGGTGGAAGGTTACTTTGATGTCATCAGTATGCACCAGGCGGGTTTTAAGGAAACGGTGGCACCCTTGGGTACCTCCCTCACCAGTCAGCAAGCACACCTCATAGCATCCTACGCGGACGAAGTGATTCTTATCTTTGATGGAGACTCTGCAGGAAGGCAAGCTGTTCGTAGAGCTGTTCCTCATCTCCTTTCCGAAAACCTTTCGGTGAAGGTCCTTTACCTACCGGAGGGTGAGGATCCCGACACTTACGTGAAGAAAACAGATCTGCACAGAGAGCTGGAATCCCTCCCAGATATTCTGGAGGATCTCTTAAGCAAGGCAAAGAATGACAGAAACTCTTTAGAGACTCTCCTTTATCTGAGCGGTTTCGTAAGAGATCCCGTAAAGAGGGGTGAGATCCTCCTTACGTTGGCAAAACTGACGGGTATGCCGGTATCCCTCCTTAGTGAAAAGGTTCCACGTGTGAGAGGAGAGAGAGAAGAGGAAGAAAAAAAGCTGACCTTCCACGAAAAGATCCTACTTACCGGAATACTGAGGTACAACTTCACCAACGTGCCTCTTGAGGAGCTCAACTTATCTCCTTACGCTGCCCAGATACTGGAGGCTATACAAAAAGAGGATCTTCATCTCGTACCTGCTGAGATAAGAAGAGGTAGGATATCTGACGAAAGGGTGTTTTGGGATGCCGTCAAAGCTCTTAGTATCAAAAAAGAGGACCTGGAGGAAGAGACTCCTAAGGACCTTTCCCAGTTGAGGAAGAGACCAGCCACAAGATTGAGAAAAAGGAGGTTATAA
- a CDS encoding M23 family metallopeptidase: protein MRKMLAVLLLLGGVSNTVPVVNSLGVGGPSEDPFPIPPDKDINLKVEEDMDTQKVRDIVEKEISLSEAMQELANVKTVEMARPDIWPVVGIITSDYGWRTIGGSREFHTGVDISAPYGAPVSVSADGRVIFAGWLKGYGKTVIVYHGYGFVTLYAHLSSILVDYGERVVKGQVIGKVGSTGRAFGTHLHYEVLKYGIRQNPIAYLP from the coding sequence ATGAGAAAGATGTTAGCAGTGCTGCTGTTGTTGGGTGGTGTGAGTAATACGGTGCCTGTGGTTAACTCCTTGGGTGTGGGTGGCCCGTCGGAGGATCCCTTTCCCATACCCCCCGACAAAGACATAAACCTCAAGGTAGAGGAGGATATGGACACCCAGAAGGTGAGGGATATAGTGGAGAAGGAGATCTCCCTTTCCGAGGCCATGCAGGAGTTGGCTAATGTCAAAACTGTGGAGATGGCAAGGCCAGACATATGGCCTGTGGTGGGTATAATAACATCCGACTACGGATGGCGTACCATAGGTGGTTCGAGAGAGTTTCACACAGGTGTTGATATATCGGCACCATACGGTGCACCTGTGAGTGTGTCTGCAGATGGAAGAGTCATATTCGCAGGTTGGCTCAAGGGTTACGGAAAAACGGTGATAGTATACCATGGCTATGGTTTCGTTACCCTTTACGCTCACCTTTCCTCCATACTGGTGGATTACGGGGAGAGAGTGGTGAAAGGTCAGGTGATAGGGAAAGTAGGTTCCACGGGAAGGGCTTTTGGAACACACCTCCATTACGAGGTTCTCAAGTACGGTATAAGGCAGAACCCTATAGCTTACCTTCCCTAA
- a CDS encoding YqaA family protein, protein MLEVFFPELKKQAEEWVQHYGYTALFILSFTESVLQPVPPFPFITAAPLFKLDPYVAGLVALVGNVLGALVAYFLARYVGEGFVRKLLGEKRFLKGEALFNRYGFWAVLIGEPYKLVCWLSGIFGMPLWRFLLASLIARGVRIAFFVFWGDLLRRWVS, encoded by the coding sequence GTGCTGGAGGTGTTTTTCCCGGAACTTAAGAAACAAGCGGAAGAGTGGGTTCAACATTATGGATACACAGCTCTCTTTATCCTATCCTTCACAGAATCCGTACTCCAACCTGTTCCACCTTTTCCTTTTATAACAGCTGCGCCCCTCTTTAAGCTGGATCCTTATGTGGCCGGTTTGGTGGCCCTTGTAGGAAACGTTTTGGGTGCATTGGTGGCTTACTTTTTGGCGCGCTATGTGGGAGAGGGTTTTGTGAGGAAACTTTTGGGAGAGAAGAGGTTTTTGAAGGGAGAAGCTCTCTTTAACAGATACGGCTTTTGGGCAGTGTTGATAGGAGAACCTTACAAACTGGTCTGCTGGCTTTCCGGTATATTTGGTATGCCTCTTTGGAGATTTCTTCTGGCAAGCCTTATAGCAAGGGGTGTGAGGATAGCTTTCTTTGTCTTCTGGGGAGACCTTCTGAGAAGGTGGGTGTCTTAA
- a CDS encoding ferredoxin, which produces MRILVDIDTCTCCQLCYEEAPEVFANRGDGYPLVIMREVIPPFLEKVVWVAEACPSGSILLEG; this is translated from the coding sequence TTGAGAATCTTGGTGGATATAGATACTTGTACATGCTGTCAGCTATGCTACGAGGAGGCACCTGAGGTGTTTGCAAACAGGGGGGATGGCTATCCTTTAGTGATCATGAGGGAGGTCATCCCTCCTTTTTTGGAAAAAGTGGTGTGGGTAGCAGAAGCTTGTCCCAGCGGGTCTATACTGCTTGAAGGATAG